The Oncorhynchus clarkii lewisi isolate Uvic-CL-2024 chromosome 31, UVic_Ocla_1.0, whole genome shotgun sequence genome includes the window AGGGCAGTGTAGTGCTTTACCAGTGTGTTTATGTGGGTGTATATGGGTCACCTGGGCAGGGCAGACAGCCTCACACAGCTTGCAGGCGATACAGCGCTCCTCTCCATTGGGGTACCGGCGCAGAGCGTGTTCACCACGGAAACGAGGAGACAGGGGACCCTTCTCAAACGGGTAGTTGATGGTAGCGGGCTCGCGGAATAGGTAACTCATAGTCATCCCCAATCCTGGAGGAGTGTGTGGGAAAGACAGGTAAAGAAATGTTacttaaggtgtgtgtgtgtgcgcatcacTGGAGTACCGCAAGGCCCACGAGCTCTGGGGTCCCATTCGTCTGTCATCGATGTCTATTTTATTTGACTTAATAAATCATTTTGACAGTAACCCTCCAAAAAGTCATTCATAAACCTTTTCCATATATACTAGGAAGCTAAGCGTTTGTTTCTTGGGCTTCAGGAATGTGGCTGAAAAAAGTGAATGAGGGGGAGCTTACTCAGGTAGTTCTTTGTGGTTTTTAGTTTAGAAAACAAAAATCTCTGCAGAAGCGACAGTTACAGGGATGGTAAAAACAGCTATATTTATGTAGCAACGTCAGGAAAACTGTGAAGGGAGTTGTGCTTCAAAATGAGCAAGTTTGTAACATCTTCAATTGAGCCTCTCATTCTTAATTGCCAGCCTCAACGCGTTAAGGAAAGAGATTAACTGTCGCCTACAGGAAGCCCTGGGGACAGGTCATTTGGATACTGGACAGACGATAAATTGCCAGATGCAAACAGATTATCGTCTTTAACAGACAACACTTCTTGAGGGCTTGAACAAAAGATAGCGGTTTACGTTTTTGTTCATACATGGTGAACCAGCGTTTGAGTTGTGTGGTTGCAATATCAACTGTCTCTTATCTCTGGTCTATCTTGGCATGCATCATTCAAGACTGCGTTTAAATTGTGTGCAGCACAATGGACATATAACGCACAATGTCTCAGGAAAGactgtctgggttggtaatactcaCTATAGAAAACAGTCAGGCTCCCAACCTGGACCTACAGCCCGTGGCGaaaacatttgcacacaaaaaaggAAGCCTTCAGGACACCAGGGGAGTCTCTTAATTCACCTTGAATATTGCAGTCCATTCGTGTAGGCTACTAGCCAGACAAAATCTGcccagttcaacaataaatagTGGCTGAATTTATCCTCAAGACAACTACTTTTTCCTCATTGTTAGGCTATTTGATGTGAATTTTTATAAAAAGCTAAATACGGTATATAGCTATAGATAGTACACTGCATAATGAAACAAACCCTAATAAGCTAGTGTTTTGAGAGTGGACTGACTATTATTTGGTATTAATAGACTTGTTATACGCACAACTTTTTACCCAAGCTgggtgagagagtgaggatggCTCATCTCATGCAGGCTCTGGTAACCTATACAGGACAGttgtatattcccccccaaaatTAATTGGTAGCTGATTAGTATGCTGTTGCatcaaacatttattttacaatctGCAATGTTTGAATGTCCAACTTTAATTGCATTATTGCTGCCAACCAGCAGTCTAAAAATAGCAGCATTGCGACACTGTGTATAGCTTTGTGAAATGTTAGGCTTAACATGAGAAAATGCCGACCAAATAGGCCTACCAATACACATTAATCCATTAGCTAAAGCTAAGCTAAACCCTGGCACCCCAGAAAACCTATCAATGTTTGCAGCCGCATAGACATGTCacaatttcagcaccatggacagtggtCGGTAGAGTCTGTACTttgatttgtatttttattttagagGGGGGGACTCCAGAGAAACTGTGTTATTCAAGTGGTGTGTGTCACCTCTGAAGAGCTCGGTCCACAGGAGAGTCTGAGCAGCTCGGTCTGTGATGGACCTCATATCAAGAGGAAGTTCCTTGGCATTCACatactctatacacacacacacacacacacagagaaaggagAACAAGATGAGAGCGAGAGGAGAACAAGAGAGGACAAAGAAGAGAACAAGAGATGAGAGAGGCAGCTATGAAGCCAAATCAAATTCATTGTTATGGGTACTACTGAATATCAACATTTGTGTTACTTACTGTACATCCCTCTCTGCACACTGAGGCTGAAGTGTCGAACCAAACCGGGGCTGATAACTCCAAAGGTGCCTACCAAATAAACAGAATAGACAGTGACACatgtaagcccccccccccaatgatAGCAATTTGATTTACAGGTGTCTAGTCTTACCTGGCCTGGGGCAGTAAAGCAAACGCACTGCAGTAGACATCGAAGCAAGAagaaactggagagagagagatatggaccaTTTGTTGAATAGTTGGTCAATGAGGCAAATAGGCAAAATTGTGGATTCCTGATCCCACATGTCCAACAGCAGAAACAACCTTTCTCTCTGCCCCTACGTGACCTCCAGTGAGCACATCCTAAACACAAACCTCTTCGAGAGTGTATGTAAGGTGGTGAACAGATTGTCAGGCAGCTGCTTTACCCTGCACTTTCCTAATCTCCCATCCCCAATCTGGCTTTTCGGCGACGTCACAGGTCACACAAAGGCGCCATGCATAAGCACTTTCACAGCCAATCACACTGACCTTACAAATAAATACTGCAGGCTACCGTACAATTGTAGCCCCCCAACATGTACAATGTATAGGCTACAACTGTAGGAAGACGTTGTCACTAGCAAAGAAAGTTGAAAGACAAAGCGTGCAGTTTCTCGTAAATCCCGAATAGTTTATAACTTTAACTAGGCTGTTTTGATAAATAAACCTTGAGGAAAAACGGTTATATTTAAAACTCTGAATAATAACTCACTATCGACAGTAGGCTATCCGAGCTGTCTGGACCATATGATGGTGAAGCTGTTCAGGCAACAATAATTACATGCTGCGCACTTAAATACCGCTGTCCAGACCGGACCGTTTACTTCGCAAGTATTCTAAGCACTGTAATTGAAAATGCAGGAATACCGATTCAAAATCAAAATAAACATGTCAAATTAcatatttgtttaaaaaaacagCATCAAACATTGTGAAACATACCTGCTCCCACAACCTGTGATAACAGA containing:
- the LOC139390671 gene encoding NADH-ubiquinone oxidoreductase subunit 8-like, translated to MSTAVRLLYCPRPGTFGVISPGLVRHFSLSVQRGMYKYVNAKELPLDMRSITDRAAQTLLWTELFRGLGMTMSYLFREPATINYPFEKGPLSPRFRGEHALRRYPNGEERCIACKLCEAVCPAQAITIEAETRADGSRRTTRYDIDMTKCIYCGFCQEACPVDAIVEGPNFEFATETHEELLYNKEKLLNNGDQWESEIAANIQADYLYR